In one Myotis daubentonii chromosome 1, mMyoDau2.1, whole genome shotgun sequence genomic region, the following are encoded:
- the DCAF4 gene encoding DDB1- and CUL4-associated factor 4 isoform X3, with translation MHENLYFTNRKVNSVCWASLNHLDSHILLCLMGIAETPGCATLLPASLFVNSHPAGDRPGMLCSFRIPGAWSCAWSSNIQANNCFSTGLSRWVLVTNVVTGHRLSFGTSSDVLAQQFAVMTPLLFNGCRSGEIFAIDIRCRNQGNNWKATSLFHDSAVTSVKVLQEEQCLVASDMAGKIKLWDLRTTKCVRQYEGHVNEYALLPLHVHEEEGLLVAVGQDCYTRIWSLRDTHLLRTIPSPHPASRTNIPSVAFSSRLGGVQGAPGLLMAVQQDLYYYPYS, from the exons gctgtgcctcatggggatCGCGGAGACTCCGGGCTGTGCCACCCTGCTCCCAGCGTCACTGTTCGTCAATAGTCATCCAG CAGGAGACCGGCCTGGCATGCTCTGCAGTTTCCGGATCCCTGGGGCCTGGTCCTGTGCGTGGTCCTCGAACATCCAGGCAAATAACTGCTTCAGCACAG GCTTGTCTCGGTGGGTCCTGGTGACCAACGTGGTGACGGGACACCGGCTGTCGTTTGGGACGAGCAGTGATGTCTTGGCCCAGCAGTTTGCTGTCATG ACTCCTTTGCTGTTTAATGGCTGTCGCTCTGGGGAGATCTTTGCCATTGATATTCGATGTCGAAATCAAGGCAATAACTGGAAGGCCACTAGCCTGTTCCACGACTCAGCGGTGACATCTGTGAAAGTCCTGCAGGAGGAGCAGTGCCTGGTGGCATCCGACATGGCTGGAAAG ATCAAACTGTGGGACCTGCGGACCACCAAGTGTGTAAGGCAGTACGAAGGTCACGTGAACGAGTAcgccctcctgcccctgcacGTGCACGAAGAAGAAGGACTCCTGGTGGCCG TTGGCCAGGACTGCTACACGAGAATCTGGAGCCTCCGCGATACCCACCTGCTCAGAACCATACCCTCCCCACATCCCGCCTCCAGGACCAACATTCCCAGTGTGGCCTTCTCGTCTCGGcttgggggtgtgcagggagcaCCGGGGCTGCTCATGGCTGTCCAGCAGGACCTTTACTACTACCCTTACAGCTAA